In one Chryseobacterium camelliae genomic region, the following are encoded:
- a CDS encoding aminotransferase class V-fold PLP-dependent enzyme — protein MFDIQEIRSQFSILDQKVNGKPLVYLDNAATSQKPDSVLEVWNRYYTEINANVHRGIHTLSQLATEEMELSRRKIQKFINAKHDFEVIFTKGTTEGLNLISYILTQKLKKDDEIIISYLEHHSNIVPWQLLCERTGAKLRVIPIDENGILQLDKLDEFLSEKTKVVSVNQVSNALGIVNPIEEIIAKTRTSSNAYIVIDGAQSAPHFTIDVQKLDCDFFVFSGHKMYAPMGTGVLYGKQEVLEDLPPFHGGGEMIATCSFDGTTYAGLPFKFEAGTPNVGGNIALGAAVDFIQKVGQENIQNHENALLEYAQKQLLEIEGLKVYGEKVHRTGVVSFNLEGVGISSDVGMILDKMGIAVRTGHHCTQPIMNFFNIAGTVRASFAVYNTFNEIDALVEGVKKAQRMLS, from the coding sequence ATGTTTGACATTCAGGAAATCAGAAGTCAGTTCTCTATATTAGATCAGAAGGTGAATGGTAAACCCTTGGTTTACTTGGATAATGCGGCAACCTCTCAGAAACCCGATTCGGTTTTAGAAGTTTGGAATAGATATTATACAGAGATCAATGCTAATGTACATAGAGGAATTCATACATTAAGCCAATTAGCAACGGAAGAAATGGAGCTTTCGAGAAGAAAAATCCAGAAGTTCATCAATGCGAAGCATGATTTTGAAGTTATTTTCACGAAAGGAACTACAGAAGGGCTCAACCTTATCTCTTATATTTTAACTCAGAAATTAAAAAAAGACGATGAAATTATCATCTCTTATCTTGAGCACCATTCCAATATTGTTCCGTGGCAATTGCTTTGTGAAAGAACAGGAGCCAAATTAAGAGTCATTCCTATCGATGAAAACGGAATTCTTCAGCTGGATAAGTTGGATGAATTTCTAAGTGAGAAAACGAAGGTTGTTTCTGTAAACCAGGTTTCAAATGCGTTGGGAATTGTAAATCCTATTGAAGAAATTATTGCGAAAACAAGAACGAGCTCAAATGCTTATATCGTAATCGACGGAGCTCAGTCTGCACCGCATTTTACCATTGATGTTCAGAAACTGGACTGCGATTTCTTTGTGTTTTCAGGTCATAAAATGTACGCTCCGATGGGAACGGGAGTTTTATATGGTAAACAGGAAGTTTTGGAAGATTTACCGCCATTTCACGGAGGAGGGGAGATGATTGCAACATGTTCTTTTGATGGAACAACTTATGCCGGACTTCCTTTTAAATTTGAAGCAGGAACACCCAATGTAGGAGGAAACATCGCTTTGGGAGCTGCTGTTGATTTTATTCAGAAAGTAGGGCAGGAGAATATTCAGAATCATGAAAATGCTTTGTTGGAATATGCTCAAAAACAGCTTTTGGAAATCGAAGGATTGAAGGTATATGGTGAAAAAGTTCACAGAACTGGTGTTGTTTCTTTTAATCTTGAAGGAGTAGGAATTTCTTCGGATGTAGGAATGATTCTCGATAAAATGGGAATTGCTGTAAGAACAGGCCACCACTGTACACAGCCTATCATGAATTTCTTTAATATTGCGGGAACGGTGAGAGCCAGCTTTGCAGTTTACAATACTTTTAATGAGATTGATGCTCTTGTAGAAGGGGTGAAAAAAGCGCAGAGAATGTTATCTTAA
- the hemE gene encoding uroporphyrinogen decarboxylase, translating into MIKNDLYLKALRGETVERPPVWMMRQAGRYLPEFIALRDKYDFFTRCQTPELASEITVQPIRRFPLDAAILFSDILVVPQAMGIDFKMKESVGPWLDTPIRTMEQVQNVVVPDVNDTLGYVFDAIELTLQKLDNEIPLIGFAGSPWTILCYCVEGKGSKAFDIAKSFCFQQPEAAHLLLQKITDTTIAYLKRKVEKGVSAVQVFDSWGGMLSPADYQEFSWKYINQIVEALSPLTHVVVFGKGCWFALEDMTMSKVSALGVDWTITPELARTMTNHTMTLQGNFDPARLHSTPETIKKMVTEMINRFGKDRYIANLGHGILPNIPVENAEAFIRAVVDWKPATQF; encoded by the coding sequence ATGATTAAGAACGACCTATACCTAAAAGCACTTCGCGGAGAAACCGTAGAAAGACCACCAGTCTGGATGATGAGACAAGCCGGAAGATATTTGCCGGAATTCATTGCGCTGCGTGATAAATATGATTTCTTTACAAGATGTCAGACTCCTGAGTTGGCTTCTGAAATTACAGTGCAGCCTATCAGAAGATTTCCGTTGGATGCAGCCATTTTGTTCTCAGATATTTTGGTGGTTCCGCAGGCCATGGGAATTGACTTTAAAATGAAAGAATCTGTCGGACCTTGGTTGGATACTCCGATCAGAACCATGGAACAGGTTCAGAATGTTGTGGTTCCGGATGTAAATGATACTTTAGGATACGTTTTTGATGCAATTGAGCTGACTTTACAGAAATTAGACAATGAAATTCCATTGATCGGTTTTGCCGGTTCTCCCTGGACGATTCTTTGCTACTGTGTAGAAGGAAAAGGAAGTAAAGCTTTTGATATTGCTAAATCGTTCTGCTTTCAACAGCCTGAAGCCGCTCATTTATTGCTTCAGAAAATTACGGATACTACCATCGCTTATCTGAAGAGAAAAGTGGAAAAAGGGGTTTCTGCGGTTCAGGTTTTCGATTCCTGGGGAGGAATGCTTTCTCCGGCTGATTATCAGGAATTCTCTTGGAAATACATCAATCAGATCGTTGAAGCTTTAAGTCCTTTAACTCATGTTGTTGTTTTCGGAAAAGGATGCTGGTTTGCGTTGGAAGATATGACCATGTCTAAAGTTTCGGCTTTGGGTGTTGACTGGACCATTACTCCGGAATTAGCAAGAACAATGACTAATCATACGATGACTCTTCAGGGAAATTTTGATCCTGCAAGATTACATTCTACGCCTGAAACCATCAAAAAAATGGTGACTGAAATGATCAATCGTTTTGGAAAAGACAGATATATTGCGAATTTAGGACACGGAATTTTACCTAATATTCCTGTGGAAAATGCAGAAGCATTCATCAGAGCGGTTGTGGATTGGAAACCGGCAACCCAGTTTTAA
- a CDS encoding uroporphyrinogen-III synthase, whose product MKILFTKNIDPAIISKELGEDIAVDCVEVIRTNPIKVSPFDLKNYSLIFTSSKGVNSFFKNGFRPNETFTAKNYNKIYCVGEKTKRELRKNGFGAFKMLKNADTLSKFIISHCQHEKFLHFCGNIALDVLDENLPLQNISYKKVIVYNTEEINPLITEKYHVSVFFSPSGVRSFANRNSFEDMQLVSIGETTANELRKYTSKPILVSEGNNLMSVLKLIKKEIISKN is encoded by the coding sequence ATGAAGATTTTATTTACCAAAAACATAGACCCGGCTATTATATCCAAAGAATTAGGAGAGGATATTGCGGTTGACTGTGTTGAGGTAATTAGAACAAACCCCATAAAAGTATCGCCTTTTGATCTTAAAAATTATTCCCTGATTTTTACGAGTTCGAAAGGGGTAAATTCCTTTTTTAAAAACGGTTTTAGACCCAACGAGACATTTACCGCAAAAAATTATAATAAAATTTACTGTGTCGGTGAAAAAACAAAGCGAGAATTAAGAAAAAATGGTTTCGGAGCTTTTAAAATGCTGAAAAATGCCGATACTCTTTCAAAATTCATTATCAGCCACTGTCAGCATGAAAAGTTTTTACATTTCTGTGGAAACATTGCATTGGACGTGCTTGACGAAAATCTTCCCTTACAGAATATCAGCTATAAAAAAGTCATCGTTTACAACACCGAGGAAATCAATCCGTTGATAACTGAAAAATATCATGTGAGTGTATTTTTTAGTCCGAGCGGAGTTCGTAGTTTTGCAAATCGAAATTCCTTTGAAGATATGCAGCTTGTTTCGATTGGTGAAACGACAGCCAATGAACTGAGAAAGTATACTTCAAAACCGATTTTAGTCTCAGAAGGGAACAATCTGATGTCTGTTCTGAAATTGATTAAAAAGGAAATTATAAGCAAAAATTGA
- a CDS encoding N-acetylmuramoyl-L-alanine amidase, with product MKNIVCFLFVLITGFAAGQKNEPKIINKPISYSEERVRLSLEYLKEHHGLVQKTPTIVPKMIVLHYTAGGNVESNFKYFNKTNLESARGSLKKQSTLNVSSQFIIDRDGTIYQLMEPTQFARHTIGLNYCAIGIENIGSKKEPLTEKQVAANAQLVRYLTQKYNIEYLIGHSEYGIFRNSKLWKESDPKYFTGKEDPGKDFMNKVRLQVADLHLKDKP from the coding sequence ATGAAGAATATTGTTTGCTTTTTATTTGTATTGATAACAGGTTTCGCTGCAGGACAGAAAAACGAACCGAAAATAATCAATAAGCCGATCAGTTATTCTGAGGAAAGAGTTCGTTTAAGTTTAGAGTATCTGAAAGAGCATCATGGTTTGGTTCAGAAAACACCAACGATTGTTCCTAAAATGATCGTTTTGCATTACACGGCAGGAGGAAATGTAGAAAGCAATTTCAAATATTTCAACAAAACCAATCTAGAAAGCGCAAGAGGCAGTCTAAAAAAGCAAAGCACCTTAAATGTTTCTTCACAATTCATTATAGATCGGGACGGAACAATTTATCAGTTAATGGAACCTACTCAATTTGCAAGACACACGATCGGGCTGAATTATTGCGCTATCGGAATTGAAAATATTGGAAGCAAAAAAGAGCCGCTTACCGAAAAACAGGTTGCTGCCAATGCCCAATTGGTAAGATATTTAACTCAAAAATATAACATAGAATATCTTATCGGTCACTCGGAATACGGTATTTTCAGAAACTCAAAGCTGTGGAAAGAATCTGATCCGAAATATTTCACAGGAAAAGAAGATCCGGGAAAAGATTTCATGAATAAAGTGAGACTTCAGGTCGCCGATTTACATTTAAAAGACAAGCCTTAA
- a CDS encoding DUF1287 domain-containing protein produces the protein MRKYFTVLIIMFCVFISKAQNQFAQKLSDAALSLTKDKVTYDPAYFTIKYPNGDVPSDKGVCTDVVIRAYRKLGIDLQKEVHEDMKQHFSKYPKNWGLKRPDTNIDHRRVPNLRVFFAKFGKSKSIETKPELYVPGDIVTWILPGNLTHIGIVVNRKSTDGKRYLIVHNIGGGQVIEDCLFKFTITGHYQYQK, from the coding sequence ATGAGAAAGTATTTCACCGTTCTTATCATTATGTTTTGTGTTTTTATCTCAAAAGCACAGAATCAGTTTGCACAAAAGCTTTCTGATGCGGCTTTAAGCTTAACAAAAGATAAGGTAACTTATGATCCCGCTTATTTTACTATAAAATATCCTAATGGAGACGTTCCTTCGGATAAAGGAGTCTGCACCGATGTTGTTATCAGAGCCTATAGAAAGCTGGGCATTGATCTTCAGAAAGAAGTGCATGAAGACATGAAGCAACACTTTTCAAAATATCCTAAGAACTGGGGTTTGAAAAGACCGGATACGAATATTGATCACCGCAGAGTTCCGAACCTGAGAGTATTCTTTGCCAAATTCGGAAAATCAAAATCCATAGAAACAAAACCGGAATTGTATGTTCCCGGAGATATTGTCACCTGGATTTTACCAGGAAATCTAACACACATCGGTATTGTGGTCAACAGAAAATCAACGGACGGAAAACGATATTTAATTGTACACAATATCGGAGGAGGACAGGTCATCGAAGACTGTTTATTTAAATTTACCATCACCGGACATTATCAATACCAGAAATAA
- the hemC gene encoding hydroxymethylbilane synthase — protein MKSIRIGTRNSALALWQAREVARHLQNNNYLTEIVPIVSSGDKNLTQPLYSLGITGVFTRDLDVALLNDEIDIAVHSLKDVPTKLPENLEIIAYLERDFPQDVLIRKESARNKEFHELKLATSSLRRRAFWLKNFPNAEFSDIRGNIQTRLQKLEEGDFDATILSLAGIKRMKMDIDYEMLPFLIPAPSQGVIAVAGHSDKKEINEILKSVNHQSTQICVEMERNFLSTLEGGCTAPIGAFAEIFEDQIRFKAALCSLDGKNCIATDESFLYNEEENFGEKFAKVVLENGGKELMAEIKSQI, from the coding sequence ATGAAAAGCATTAGAATTGGAACCCGAAATTCCGCATTGGCACTTTGGCAGGCGAGAGAAGTTGCGAGACATCTTCAGAACAATAATTATTTAACGGAAATCGTTCCTATTGTATCTTCGGGCGATAAAAACCTGACCCAACCTCTTTATTCTTTGGGAATTACAGGTGTTTTCACAAGGGATCTGGATGTCGCACTATTAAATGACGAGATCGATATTGCTGTACATTCTTTGAAAGATGTGCCGACAAAACTTCCTGAAAATTTAGAAATCATCGCTTATTTGGAAAGAGATTTCCCGCAAGATGTTTTGATCAGAAAAGAATCTGCACGAAATAAAGAATTCCATGAACTGAAATTGGCAACAAGCAGCTTAAGAAGAAGAGCTTTTTGGCTAAAGAATTTTCCCAACGCTGAATTTTCTGACATCCGTGGTAATATTCAGACCCGTCTTCAGAAACTGGAAGAGGGAGATTTTGACGCAACGATTTTATCTTTGGCAGGTATTAAAAGAATGAAAATGGACATTGATTATGAAATGCTTCCGTTTTTAATTCCGGCTCCTTCGCAAGGGGTAATTGCCGTTGCCGGACATTCTGATAAAAAAGAAATTAACGAAATATTAAAATCAGTCAATCATCAATCTACCCAAATCTGTGTAGAAATGGAAAGAAATTTCCTAAGCACATTAGAAGGAGGCTGTACTGCGCCAATCGGGGCATTTGCTGAGATTTTTGAAGACCAGATTCGTTTCAAGGCAGCACTTTGTTCATTGGATGGAAAAAACTGTATCGCTACAGATGAAAGCTTCCTCTATAATGAAGAAGAAAATTTTGGAGAAAAATTTGCAAAAGTAGTTCTCGAAAATGGCGGAAAGGAATTAATGGCGGAAATTAAAAGCCAGATTTAA
- the hemA gene encoding glutamyl-tRNA reductase encodes MLQYSNIHQTTNFSVLSISFEKADVETRGKFAFFDENIKNFVTRIHDENLGDAFVVSTCNRTEIYTTSPNYLLIAEEYCKTIGVNLMDFLQFANILTKEEALTHLFRVAAGLESQIIGDFEIIGQIKKAYNRFKKERQNSNPFLERAINSAIQISKRIKNETGISNGAASVSYAAVHYILNSQKRIAEKNILLLGVGEIGQNTVENLVKHVYQPKIKIANRTQETAAKISEKYNIPHIDYADFDKELKNTDILIVATGAKHPIVNKSHFPNGKETLVIDLSIPHNVAKDVTENENVTLIDVDELSKQIQETIQQREREIPKAETIIKELTKDFLEWEKKRKLAPNIHHFKAVLKNMERNEMHNFYKKNKYIDITDMELSDKMIQKITNRFAKYIIDNPLKAEEISKLMHEILVEQPNNEFNEKH; translated from the coding sequence ATGTTACAGTATTCAAATATCCATCAAACAACGAATTTCTCGGTACTTTCCATTAGCTTTGAAAAGGCAGATGTGGAAACCAGAGGAAAGTTCGCCTTCTTTGATGAAAATATCAAAAACTTTGTTACCCGAATTCATGATGAGAACTTAGGGGATGCATTTGTGGTATCAACATGTAACAGAACCGAAATCTACACCACTTCACCCAACTATCTTTTAATTGCTGAAGAATATTGCAAAACGATCGGAGTAAATCTGATGGATTTTTTACAGTTTGCCAACATTCTGACAAAAGAAGAAGCTTTAACACACTTATTCAGAGTGGCAGCAGGTTTGGAAAGCCAGATTATCGGTGATTTTGAAATTATAGGGCAAATCAAAAAAGCATATAACCGCTTCAAGAAAGAAAGACAGAATTCTAATCCTTTTTTAGAAAGAGCTATTAATTCTGCCATTCAGATTTCTAAAAGAATCAAAAACGAAACCGGAATTTCCAATGGAGCCGCTTCTGTTTCTTATGCGGCAGTTCATTACATTTTAAATAGTCAGAAAAGGATTGCTGAAAAAAACATCCTGCTTTTAGGAGTCGGTGAGATCGGACAAAATACGGTTGAAAATTTAGTAAAACATGTTTATCAGCCGAAAATTAAGATTGCCAACAGAACTCAGGAAACCGCGGCAAAGATTTCTGAAAAATATAATATTCCGCATATCGACTATGCTGATTTTGATAAAGAATTAAAAAACACAGATATTCTTATTGTAGCAACCGGTGCAAAACATCCGATTGTTAATAAATCTCATTTCCCGAACGGAAAAGAAACATTGGTGATCGACCTTTCAATTCCTCATAACGTCGCAAAAGATGTTACGGAAAACGAGAATGTAACCCTGATTGATGTTGACGAACTTTCAAAACAGATTCAGGAAACCATTCAGCAGAGAGAAAGAGAAATCCCGAAAGCTGAAACAATCATTAAAGAGCTGACCAAAGATTTCCTTGAGTGGGAAAAAAAGAGAAAGCTGGCTCCCAACATTCATCATTTCAAAGCTGTTTTAAAGAACATGGAACGCAACGAAATGCACAATTTTTATAAGAAAAATAAATATATAGACATCACGGACATGGAACTTTCCGATAAAATGATTCAGAAAATCACCAACCGTTTTGCAAAATATATCATCGATAATCCGTTAAAAGCCGAAGAAATTAGTAAATTAATGCACGAAATATTAGTTGAACAACCAAACAACGAATTTAATGAAAAGCATTAG
- a CDS encoding rod shape-determining protein, with amino-acid sequence MSLFDMFTQEIAIDLGTANTLIIHNNKIVIDQPSIVAIERSTGRPIAVGEQAKHMQGKTHEDIKTIRPLKDGVIADFHASEHMIKEFIKKIPGIKGKFIQPALRIVICIPSGITEVEKRAVRDSAQKVNAKEVRLIYEPMAAAIGVGIDVQKPEGNMIIDIGGGTTEIAVVALGGIVCDKSVKIAGDVFTNDIAYYLRTHHNLYIGERTAERIKIEVGSAVEDLEVDIDDIPVQGRDLITGKPKEIMVGYKEIARALDKSIIRIEDSVMETLSLTPPELAADIYKTGIYLAGGGALLRGLADRLHKKTGLPVFVAEDPLRAVVRGTGIALKNMDKFNFLIK; translated from the coding sequence ATGAGTTTATTTGATATGTTTACGCAAGAAATTGCGATAGACCTTGGTACAGCTAATACCCTTATCATCCATAATAATAAAATTGTTATAGATCAGCCGTCAATTGTAGCAATTGAACGTTCTACGGGTAGGCCCATAGCTGTAGGAGAGCAGGCAAAACATATGCAGGGAAAGACTCACGAAGATATCAAGACGATTCGTCCGTTAAAAGATGGAGTTATCGCAGATTTTCATGCTTCTGAGCATATGATTAAAGAATTTATCAAAAAAATTCCTGGAATTAAAGGTAAATTTATTCAACCGGCACTAAGAATTGTAATTTGTATTCCTTCCGGAATTACTGAAGTTGAAAAAAGAGCGGTAAGAGATTCTGCTCAAAAAGTAAACGCAAAAGAAGTACGTTTGATTTACGAACCAATGGCTGCGGCAATTGGAGTTGGAATTGATGTTCAGAAACCTGAAGGGAATATGATTATCGATATAGGCGGTGGTACTACAGAAATTGCTGTGGTTGCTTTAGGAGGTATCGTTTGCGATAAATCTGTAAAAATTGCAGGAGATGTATTTACAAACGACATCGCTTATTACTTAAGAACTCACCATAATCTTTATATCGGGGAAAGAACTGCTGAGAGAATCAAAATTGAAGTAGGTTCTGCTGTGGAAGATTTAGAAGTTGATATTGATGATATTCCGGTACAAGGTAGAGACCTTATTACAGGTAAGCCGAAGGAAATCATGGTTGGCTACAAAGAAATTGCCCGTGCTTTGGATAAATCAATTATCAGAATTGAAGATTCTGTAATGGAAACTCTTTCTTTAACTCCACCGGAATTGGCAGCCGATATTTATAAAACTGGTATTTATCTTGCTGGTGGTGGTGCATTATTGAGAGGTCTTGCGGACAGATTGCACAAAAAGACAGGGCTTCCTGTATTTGTAGCGGAAGATCCGTTGAGAGCGGTTGTTCGTGGAACTGGTATTGCACTTAAGAATATGGATAAATTCAATTTCTTAATTAAATAA
- the mreC gene encoding rod shape-determining protein MreC has protein sequence MGFLLRLFSKNALFVFFIFLQIIALVLIFSKNAMQRSWIAGQSAALNSWVSGYIDEGVSYLKLKQTNEDLVAQNKALMMELYGKQGMKNPLFRKVHDTLGGGQIYTFVDGEIVFNSINRRNNYFTINRGRRDGVFPQMGVMAPKGIAGIVINSTDSYALVQSVLSVNKIRINAALKNSGYFGTLSWNGDNSRVMHLADVPKYVALKIGDTVVTDGKSAIFPKGVMIGTIAGYSVDNKTGFWDISVELSEKMGALSKVYVIKNLKKAEVQKIQDTMQAVIKKEND, from the coding sequence ATGGGATTTTTGCTGAGATTATTTTCGAAGAATGCTCTTTTTGTCTTCTTTATATTTCTGCAAATTATTGCTCTGGTTCTGATATTTTCTAAAAATGCAATGCAAAGATCGTGGATTGCAGGTCAGTCTGCTGCATTGAATTCCTGGGTTTCCGGGTATATTGATGAAGGGGTTTCTTATCTTAAGCTAAAACAGACCAACGAAGATCTTGTTGCTCAGAACAAAGCCTTGATGATGGAGCTTTACGGAAAGCAGGGGATGAAAAATCCTCTTTTCAGAAAAGTTCATGATACATTAGGTGGCGGACAGATCTATACTTTTGTAGATGGTGAAATTGTTTTTAACAGCATTAACAGAAGAAATAACTATTTTACAATAAACCGGGGAAGAAGAGACGGTGTATTTCCACAAATGGGAGTAATGGCACCGAAAGGAATTGCAGGGATTGTCATCAACTCTACGGATAGCTATGCTTTGGTTCAGTCTGTTTTAAGTGTTAATAAAATTAGAATCAATGCAGCATTGAAAAACTCTGGGTATTTCGGGACCTTGTCCTGGAACGGAGATAATTCCCGTGTAATGCACCTTGCTGATGTTCCGAAATATGTGGCTTTAAAAATTGGAGATACTGTGGTTACAGACGGTAAATCTGCAATTTTCCCAAAAGGGGTGATGATTGGAACTATAGCAGGATATTCTGTGGATAATAAAACAGGATTCTGGGATATTTCTGTGGAGCTGAGTGAAAAGATGGGAGCATTGAGTAAAGTATATGTGATCAAAAACCTGAAAAAAGCAGAAGTACAAAAAATTCAGGATACGATGCAAGCGGTAATAAAAAAAGAAAATGATTAG
- a CDS encoding rod shape-determining protein MreD, which produces MISRTLFTDILIMIFLVALQIFVLNRITLFGKYTPVLYPVFVMFYPFFRNKFQFLALSFLIGLSIDILLYSGGINAFATTLIAYFRTLIFRTSTDTSTDFFSFQSLQWGQFLLFLFSSIFLHQLLVQYIEFFKLSRFFEILLNVLVTSIISFIFIVIYALIFKIKQKV; this is translated from the coding sequence ATGATTAGCAGAACGTTATTTACAGACATATTAATCATGATTTTTCTGGTTGCATTACAAATCTTTGTATTGAACAGAATTACGCTATTTGGGAAATATACTCCGGTTTTATATCCCGTGTTTGTCATGTTCTATCCTTTTTTTAGAAATAAATTCCAGTTTTTAGCTTTAAGTTTTTTAATAGGTTTGTCTATTGATATTCTTTTGTATTCAGGAGGAATCAATGCTTTTGCAACGACCTTGATTGCCTATTTCAGAACCTTGATTTTCAGAACGTCTACAGATACTTCTACAGATTTCTTCTCGTTTCAATCCCTTCAGTGGGGGCAGTTTTTACTGTTTCTGTTCTCAAGTATCTTCTTACACCAGCTTTTGGTACAATATATTGAATTCTTCAAGCTGAGCAGATTTTTTGAAATTTTACTTAATGTATTGGTAACAAGTATAATTTCATTTATATTTATCGTTATATATGCATTAATATTTAAAATCAAACAAAAAGTTTGA